The genome window TATAGAAGATACATTTAATAGTATCTCAACACAAGTTAAAGAAACAGCATACCATAATATTACAGAAAATGAAAAACAAGAATTTCTTAGAATTTTAAAAAAAATTAATGATAATTTTAAAAATGCTGACCAAATTGAGCATAATTATATCTCCTATTGGAATAATAAATAAAAAGAATCAAATATTGTAAAAATTTATTGTGATAGAGAGGTAGAATATGAATTTAAAAGATAGTAAAACTAAAGAAAATTTATTAAGAGCTTTTGCAGGTGAGAGTCAAGCTAGAAATAGATACAATATTTCTGCATCTGTAGCAAAAAAAGAAGGATTATATATAATAGAATCTTTATTTAATTATACTGCTGACCAAGAAAAATCACATGCAAAACAATTCTTTTCTAAACTAAAAGAATTTGCTGGTGAAAATATAAATATATCAGGAGCATATCCTGTAGATTTATATGATAAAACAGCACAACATCTTAAAGCTGCACAACATAATGAGCTTCAAGAATGGGATGATGTATATAAAAACTTTGGAAAAACAGCACGTGAAGAAGGATTTGAATCTATAGCTAAATTATTTGAAAATATAGCTGAAATAGAAAAGGTTCACGGTGATAGATTTGGTAGATATGCTACTGATTTAGAAGAAGGTACTTTATTTAGAAGAAATGAAGATATACAATGGATATGTACACATTGTGGACACATCCATGTAGGTAAAGAAGCTCCAAAAGCTTGTCCTGTATGTCTTCATCCACAAGGATATTTCTTAGATTTTAAAAACTCATTATTTGAATAAATTAAGGTAATCATTATATTTAAACAATTTACTATATTTATATTAAATATTTTTATAAATACCGTATTATCTTAATAGCAATAAAATGAACCATAGAGATTACTATAAATATAAAATGTAATTTGAATACAATTTATAGTAATTCATCATGGTTCGTTTTATTATTCATTAATCCCTATAGCTTATCTAAATATATCTTTAATTTTTATATACTTGTAAAAATCTAATTTTTAAACCCAGTATTTAAATAAAATGTATTTTAAGTAAGTTATTATAATACATTATATAAGATAGTCTACTATGATAACCTTATACTTATATCATTTATTTCTTTCATTAAGTCAATCTCAACAATCTTAACCATATCTTTTTCAAATTTTACTTTTTTATAATCCAGACATCCTACTACAAATGGAACTCCAAACTTTCTAAACAAATAAATTTTACCATTTTCATTATATATTGCTGTAAAGTTTTCTTCTATTATGTTCACTATCAGTTTTAATTCTTCAAAAGTTATTGTGGATTTAACTAAGAATTTCTCTATTACATTCAATATAAGTAGTTCTTTTTTACCTATACTCAGCTCTTTTTTATATAAGTTTTGAAATATTTCCTTTGTATAATTACATATAACTTCTTTACTGAGAATAAAATCAATATCAAACTCTTTATTAGTATCTTTTTTCATAAACATATTTGCAATATCATCAAGAGAAGTCTCTTCTTTCATAGATAATATTAGTTCTATTCTCTCTAGTATTTTATCTCTTGGAAAGAAAGTTTCTTGACCTGTAAAAGCTGATTTTTTTATAAACCATTCTTCTGGTATAATATTTTTTCTTTTCCATCTATATAATTGCCCATAAGATATATTAGTTTTACTCAGTAAATCTTTCTTAGATATTAATTCTTCCATAACTTCTCTAGCCCACCTTTATACTGTTTTCTACAGTAGAATTATCTGAAATTGATAAATTATCACTGTATTCAATATCTCCAACATCACAATTATCTACTAAAGATATATTTTTTCCACGTATATCTTTTATTGATGCATCTTCTAATTCAATAGTATCTCCCTCTATCAAATCACATTTAAATTTTCTAGAAAAAATATTAATAATTTTAATTAATTGAAAAGCATTTTTATTTCTTCCTATTTGTATATTAGTTGCACCTATCTCCTTACAGTAAGAACCTCCTCCTGAATAAACATATATATTTTCTCCATTTAAAAGACCATCACATTTTATAGCTCCATATACCTTTATATCTTCACATTCTATATTTGCTTTATTTCTCATTTCACCATATATTTTTATATCTCGTGCATACATATTTTCATTTATACTTAATTGTCCTTTTATTGTAACATTATTACATTTCAGTTTACCATCAACTTTCTGTTGAGCAGTTATAACCAAGTCATCTATTTCTGCATCTCCATCTATACTAAGTTGCCCATTCACTCTTACACGTTCAGCTTTAATATTATCTCTTTATAACAGCTTTTCCATTTACAACAAAGTTTTTTATATTAAAGTTTAGTGAATTTAATCCTTCATTCATAATGATATCCTTTCATTAACGCATTTTATCCTTGAGCTTAATATAACAAAACATTGTTACGTTGTCAAGTGTAATAATTATATGCAATAAAACAACCCTTATTTAATTCCTATTTTAATTTCTATAAATAATCATAAAAAAATAATAGAGAAAATATTATATCCAAACTATAAATCCAAATTTCTTAGATTTGTGGTTTAAGTAAAATACATCCCTATTATTCAATATTTATATATTTATTATATAAACGCCTAAATACGAGCCTCAAAACTCTATAATAACTTATAATCCATTATCATCTACATATTGATGAATTTTTCGATTACATCAGCCAATCTCTCCATATCTGTTGGATAAACTTCTCCTATGCTACCTATTCTAAACGTATCTATATCAGTCAATTTACCTGGATAAATAACAAATC of Clostridioides sp. ES-S-0054-01 contains these proteins:
- a CDS encoding YhbD family protein; amino-acid sequence: MEELISKKDLLSKTNISYGQLYRWKRKNIIPEEWFIKKSAFTGQETFFPRDKILERIELILSMKEETSLDDIANMFMKKDTNKEFDIDFILSKEVICNYTKEIFQNLYKKELSIGKKELLILNVIEKFLVKSTITFEELKLIVNIIEENFTAIYNENGKIYLFRKFGVPFVVGCLDYKKVKFEKDMVKIVEIDLMKEINDISIRLS
- a CDS encoding rubrerythrin family protein — protein: MNLKDSKTKENLLRAFAGESQARNRYNISASVAKKEGLYIIESLFNYTADQEKSHAKQFFSKLKEFAGENINISGAYPVDLYDKTAQHLKAAQHNELQEWDDVYKNFGKTAREEGFESIAKLFENIAEIEKVHGDRFGRYATDLEEGTLFRRNEDIQWICTHCGHIHVGKEAPKACPVCLHPQGYFLDFKNSLFE